One Curtobacterium sp. BH-2-1-1 genomic region harbors:
- a CDS encoding chloride channel protein, translating into MPHPGHATRATPVWALKLAVVTGLVGVAGGIAGISVWLALQLIQFVAFGYPFGGHLEAADAPSALNRFLALVAAGLLTGVAWWALRRWGRPVVSVPAAVGGKRMPALATVGNAGVQILAVGLGASIGKEVAPREIGAWLSQLVTARAGLTARETKILVACGAAAGLAAVYDVPLGGALFAVEVLLGELTFATALPAFATSAVAAFVARLVIPDEVLYHVPAMHLSPSLLVWAVIVGPVLGFAGVGFVKLTNRLQGLAPKGWRLIVVLPVVFAMVGLIAVPFPEILGNGRALGVLAMNASLEDGSVAGLSPILFLLALGVIRTITTSATIGAGAVGGTLTPSIAIGSAVGGGLGGLWLLLWPTDGPSLTAFAFIGAAAFLATTMRAPFTALVLVVEFTQQGTDILIPSLLAVSGSVAVGYVLARRRSAQMV; encoded by the coding sequence ATGCCGCACCCAGGACACGCGACACGTGCGACCCCGGTCTGGGCACTCAAGCTCGCGGTCGTCACCGGACTGGTGGGGGTGGCAGGCGGCATCGCCGGCATCTCGGTGTGGCTCGCGCTGCAGCTCATCCAGTTCGTCGCGTTCGGGTACCCGTTCGGCGGCCACCTCGAGGCCGCAGACGCACCGAGTGCCCTGAACCGCTTCCTCGCCCTCGTCGCCGCCGGCCTCCTGACCGGCGTCGCCTGGTGGGCGCTCCGACGCTGGGGCCGCCCGGTCGTCTCCGTGCCCGCGGCCGTCGGCGGGAAGCGGATGCCCGCCCTCGCGACGGTGGGGAACGCGGGCGTGCAGATCCTGGCCGTGGGGCTCGGCGCCTCGATCGGCAAAGAAGTGGCCCCGCGCGAGATCGGGGCGTGGCTGTCCCAGCTCGTGACCGCACGGGCCGGACTGACCGCTCGCGAGACGAAGATCCTCGTCGCCTGCGGTGCCGCCGCCGGTCTGGCCGCGGTCTACGACGTCCCGCTCGGGGGCGCCCTGTTCGCGGTCGAGGTGCTGCTCGGCGAGCTCACCTTCGCGACCGCGCTGCCGGCCTTCGCGACGAGCGCGGTCGCGGCGTTCGTGGCACGCCTCGTGATCCCGGACGAGGTGCTCTACCACGTGCCGGCGATGCACCTCTCGCCGTCGCTGCTCGTCTGGGCGGTGATCGTCGGGCCGGTCCTCGGGTTCGCGGGCGTCGGCTTCGTGAAGCTCACGAACCGGCTGCAGGGCCTCGCGCCGAAGGGATGGCGGCTCATCGTCGTGCTGCCGGTCGTCTTCGCCATGGTCGGACTCATCGCCGTGCCCTTCCCCGAGATCCTCGGCAACGGGCGGGCGCTCGGTGTCCTCGCGATGAACGCCTCGCTCGAGGACGGCTCCGTCGCCGGGCTCTCGCCGATCCTGTTCCTGCTCGCGCTCGGGGTCATCCGCACGATCACGACCTCGGCCACGATCGGTGCCGGGGCCGTCGGCGGCACGCTCACCCCGTCGATCGCGATCGGCTCCGCGGTCGGCGGCGGACTCGGCGGCCTCTGGCTGCTGCTCTGGCCGACCGACGGGCCGAGCCTCACGGCGTTCGCGTTCATCGGCGCCGCGGCCTTCCTCGCGACGACGATGCGGGCGCCCTTCACGGCCCTCGTGCTCGTCGTCGAGTTCACCCAGCAGGGGACCGACATCCTCATCCCCTCGCTCCTGGCCGTGTCCGGGTCGGTCGCCGTCGGCTACGTGCTCGCCCGCCGACGCAGCGCGCAGATGGTGTGA
- a CDS encoding antitoxin translates to MAGFDDITKKAQDFLQDNKVQDALKSEKAEDISDKVLGGVADAVKKATGGKYDDKIDGARDAADKQIGNE, encoded by the coding sequence ATGGCGGGGTTCGACGACATCACGAAGAAGGCCCAGGACTTCCTGCAGGACAACAAGGTCCAGGACGCCCTGAAGAGCGAGAAGGCCGAGGACATCAGCGACAAGGTGCTCGGCGGTGTCGCCGACGCGGTCAAGAAGGCCACGGGTGGCAAGTACGACGACAAGATCGACGGCGCCCGTGACGCGGCGGACAAGCAGATCGGCAACGAGTGA
- a CDS encoding SufS family cysteine desulfurase, with the protein MAPNQPLTESEVEAIKRDFPILQQEVNGFPLAYLDSGATAERPRQVLDAERRFLEHDNAAVHRGAHTLAALSTDAYEDARATVAGFVGAASPSEVVWTANATDALNLVAYGIANASRGRGGPDAERFRIGPGDEVLVTEAEHHANLVPWQELAALTGATLRWVPVADDGTWTAEDAVALVSDRTKVVAFAHVSNVTGMVAPVSAVVAAAHAHGALVVLDACQSAPHRPLDVQALGVDFAAFSGHKMLGPNGIGVLWGRQELLDALPPFRTGGSMITTVTMEHTDFMPAPERFEAGTQPVSQAVALAEAVRYLQGIGMERVRAHEEHLAERMLTGLAAIPGIHVVGPPAGVPRSGLVSFDVDGVHAHDVSQYLDAQGIAVRSGHHCAQPLHRRLGLVATSRASTYVYTTEQDVDRFLTAVGEVRGYFGATA; encoded by the coding sequence GTGGCGCCCAACCAACCGCTCACCGAGTCCGAGGTCGAGGCGATCAAACGGGACTTCCCGATCCTCCAGCAGGAGGTGAACGGGTTCCCCCTCGCCTACCTCGACTCCGGGGCCACCGCCGAACGACCCCGCCAGGTGCTCGACGCCGAACGACGTTTCCTCGAGCACGACAACGCCGCCGTGCACCGCGGCGCGCACACCCTCGCCGCGCTGAGCACCGACGCGTACGAGGACGCCCGGGCCACCGTCGCCGGGTTCGTCGGGGCGGCGTCACCGTCCGAGGTCGTGTGGACCGCGAACGCCACCGACGCCCTCAACCTCGTGGCGTACGGCATCGCGAACGCCAGCCGCGGCCGTGGGGGACCCGATGCCGAGCGCTTCCGCATCGGACCCGGCGACGAGGTCCTCGTCACCGAGGCCGAGCACCACGCCAACCTCGTCCCGTGGCAGGAGCTCGCCGCGCTGACCGGTGCGACGCTCCGCTGGGTCCCCGTCGCGGACGACGGCACCTGGACGGCCGAGGACGCCGTCGCCCTGGTCTCCGACCGCACGAAGGTCGTCGCCTTCGCCCACGTCTCGAACGTCACCGGCATGGTCGCCCCGGTGTCGGCCGTCGTCGCGGCCGCCCACGCGCACGGTGCCCTCGTCGTCCTCGACGCCTGCCAGTCCGCACCGCACCGGCCGCTCGACGTGCAGGCGCTCGGCGTCGACTTCGCGGCGTTCTCCGGGCACAAGATGCTCGGGCCGAACGGCATCGGCGTGCTCTGGGGCCGCCAGGAACTGCTCGACGCCCTGCCCCCGTTCCGGACCGGCGGATCGATGATCACCACGGTGACGATGGAGCACACCGACTTCATGCCGGCGCCCGAGCGGTTCGAGGCCGGCACCCAGCCCGTGTCGCAGGCCGTGGCGCTCGCCGAGGCGGTCCGCTACCTGCAGGGCATCGGCATGGAGCGGGTCCGTGCGCACGAGGAGCACCTGGCCGAGCGCATGCTCACCGGACTCGCCGCGATCCCGGGCATCCACGTCGTCGGTCCGCCCGCCGGGGTGCCGCGGTCCGGTCTCGTGTCGTTCGACGTCGACGGCGTGCACGCCCACGACGTCTCGCAGTACCTCGACGCCCAGGGCATCGCGGTGCGCTCCGGCCACCACTGCGCCCAACCGCTGCACCGTCGGCTCGGCCTCGTCGCCACCAGCCGCGCGAGCACGTACGTCTACACGACCGAGCAGGACGTCGACCGGTTCCTCACGGCCGTCGGCGAGGTCCGCGGCTACTTCGGAGCGACCGCATGA
- the sufU gene encoding Fe-S cluster assembly sulfur transfer protein SufU, producing the protein MSSLDSLYQQVILDHAKARHGDGELPDADAEHFERNPTCGDEITVRVRLEPGTDRIAGLAWQGDGCSISMASASVLTDMAVGRTVPELLALTEEFRTMMRSRGAGEPDEDVLEDLVAFHGVSKFVMRVKCGMLAWVAAEAAAREATTRS; encoded by the coding sequence ATGAGCTCCCTCGACTCCCTCTACCAGCAGGTCATCCTCGACCACGCGAAGGCCCGGCACGGCGACGGCGAGCTGCCCGACGCCGACGCCGAGCACTTCGAGCGCAATCCCACCTGCGGCGACGAGATCACCGTGCGCGTGCGCCTCGAGCCCGGCACGGACCGCATCGCCGGTCTCGCGTGGCAGGGCGACGGCTGCTCGATCTCGATGGCGTCGGCGTCGGTCCTCACGGACATGGCGGTCGGTCGCACGGTGCCCGAGCTGCTCGCGCTCACCGAGGAGTTCCGCACGATGATGCGGTCCCGCGGTGCCGGTGAGCCCGACGAGGACGTGCTCGAGGACCTCGTCGCGTTCCACGGCGTCTCGAAGTTCGTCATGCGGGTCAAGTGCGGCATGCTCGCGTGGGTCGCGGCCGAGGCCGCCGCGCGCGAGGCGACCACGCGCTCCTGA
- a CDS encoding LLM class flavin-dependent oxidoreductase — protein MSTSSEHRQIRFNAFDMNCVAHQSSGLWRHPRDRSRHYNDLSYWTDLAQLLERGNFDGIFIADVLGTYDVYGDSNEAALRTGSQVPVNDPILLVSAMASVTEHLGFGITAGTAYEHPYPFARRISTLDHLTKGRIGWNVVTGYLPSAARNMGQTDQLSHDDRYDVADEYLEVLYKLWEGSWEDDAVVEDRETGVFTDPAKVHPIEHHGTHFDVPGIHLSEPSVQRSPVIYQAGASPRGIRFAAENAEAVFVGAPTVEQLASTVRKVRDALEAAGRDRYAARVYTLLTVITDATDELAQAKYEDYLSYASELGALVLNSGWMGVDLSQWDLDEPLGDVESNAIQSAAANIAAATGSDGSKWTIRDLARHTAIGGLGPAAVGGGATIADRLVAIQEQTDVDGFNLAYAVTPGTWEDVIEFVVPELRARGVYPEGYEPGSLRHKLHGRGDRLPAEHRGASFRVGQSAAVR, from the coding sequence GTGAGCACGAGCAGCGAGCACCGTCAGATCCGGTTCAACGCCTTCGACATGAACTGCGTGGCGCACCAGTCCTCCGGGCTCTGGCGGCACCCGCGGGACCGGTCCCGGCACTACAACGACCTGTCGTACTGGACCGACCTCGCGCAGCTGCTCGAGCGGGGCAACTTCGACGGAATCTTCATCGCCGACGTGCTCGGGACGTACGACGTCTACGGCGACTCGAACGAGGCCGCGCTCCGCACCGGGTCGCAGGTCCCCGTGAACGACCCGATCCTGCTGGTGTCCGCGATGGCGTCGGTGACCGAGCACCTCGGCTTCGGGATCACGGCGGGGACCGCGTACGAGCACCCGTACCCGTTCGCCCGACGCATCTCGACGCTCGACCACCTCACGAAGGGCCGCATCGGCTGGAACGTCGTGACCGGGTACCTGCCGAGTGCCGCGCGGAACATGGGGCAGACCGACCAGCTCTCGCACGACGACCGGTACGACGTCGCCGACGAGTACCTCGAGGTCCTCTACAAGCTGTGGGAGGGCTCGTGGGAGGACGACGCCGTGGTCGAGGACCGCGAGACCGGCGTCTTCACCGACCCCGCGAAGGTCCACCCGATCGAGCACCACGGCACGCACTTCGACGTCCCGGGCATCCACCTGTCCGAGCCGTCGGTCCAGCGGTCGCCCGTGATCTACCAGGCCGGGGCCTCGCCGCGCGGCATCCGGTTCGCGGCCGAGAACGCCGAGGCGGTGTTCGTGGGCGCACCGACCGTCGAGCAGCTCGCGTCGACCGTGCGGAAGGTCCGTGACGCCCTGGAGGCTGCTGGTCGCGACCGGTACGCCGCCCGCGTCTACACGCTGCTCACCGTCATCACCGACGCCACCGACGAGCTCGCCCAGGCCAAGTACGAGGACTACCTGTCCTACGCCTCGGAGCTCGGTGCGCTCGTGCTCAACTCCGGCTGGATGGGCGTCGACCTGTCGCAGTGGGACCTCGACGAGCCGCTCGGCGACGTCGAGTCGAACGCGATCCAGTCCGCGGCGGCGAACATCGCGGCGGCCACCGGGTCCGACGGGTCGAAGTGGACGATCCGGGACCTCGCCCGGCACACGGCGATCGGCGGCCTCGGCCCGGCCGCGGTCGGCGGCGGGGCGACCATCGCCGACCGGCTCGTCGCGATCCAGGAGCAGACGGACGTCGACGGGTTCAACCTCGCCTACGCGGTGACCCCGGGGACGTGGGAGGACGTCATCGAGTTCGTCGTGCCGGAGCTCCGTGCCCGCGGCGTCTACCCCGAGGGCTACGAGCCCGGGTCGCTGCGGCACAAGCTGCACGGGCGCGGTGACCGGCTGCCGGCGGAGCACCGCGGGGCGTCGTTCCGGGTGGGGCAGTCCGCAGCCGTACGCTGA
- a CDS encoding GNAT family N-acetyltransferase, whose amino-acid sequence MIGSSFVVRAAVEDEVTACVDLWTRAVATRDGVPESDAARERARSKFAVPRVALVVASTESDRGAAAAIAGFALVTAPGTGRPGDPEDAAYLSLLAVDPRAQGHGLGRSLLLEAVAEAGAAGHRRALLHALDDNAPALRLYRSAGFRPVGDPFAHALSGRPTRVWVADGVDAAEGVVAADD is encoded by the coding sequence GTGATCGGGTCGTCGTTCGTCGTGCGTGCCGCCGTCGAGGACGAGGTCACCGCGTGCGTCGACCTGTGGACGCGCGCCGTCGCCACCCGTGACGGCGTGCCCGAGTCGGACGCGGCGCGGGAACGCGCCCGGTCGAAGTTCGCGGTGCCCCGCGTCGCGCTCGTCGTGGCGTCGACGGAGTCGGACCGTGGTGCGGCCGCGGCGATCGCCGGGTTCGCGCTCGTCACCGCTCCGGGGACGGGGCGTCCGGGGGACCCGGAGGACGCGGCCTACCTCTCGCTCCTCGCCGTCGACCCGCGGGCCCAGGGGCACGGACTCGGACGGTCCCTGCTGCTGGAAGCCGTCGCCGAGGCCGGAGCCGCGGGCCACCGCCGAGCCCTGCTGCACGCGCTGGACGACAACGCGCCGGCGCTCCGGCTGTACCGCAGCGCGGGGTTCCGCCCCGTGGGCGACCCCTTCGCGCACGCACTGAGCGGTCGGCCGACCCGGGTCTGGGTCGCCGACGGCGTCGACGCTGCCGAGGGTGTCGTCGCTGCCGACGACTGA
- a CDS encoding VOC family protein yields the protein MSAGIRIDHVGVTVPDIDAATAFFEAAFDAVVLYDMRCRTEEPNATAEAHRYLGIPSTMAQGAMRMLALPDGPGLELFEYHGPDQHRPVHPADLGWQHLAMYTDDLDGTLARIEAAGGTRNSDPRDLRGLEVGEGNRFVYTRTPWGSTLELVSYPTPQPYLLVAPRAKWAPWPSAADALPVPQPEPEPQPS from the coding sequence ATGAGCGCGGGAATCAGGATCGACCACGTGGGCGTCACGGTGCCGGACATCGATGCCGCCACGGCGTTCTTCGAGGCGGCGTTCGACGCCGTCGTGCTGTACGACATGCGCTGCCGCACCGAGGAGCCGAACGCGACGGCCGAGGCGCACCGCTACCTGGGGATCCCGTCGACGATGGCACAGGGCGCGATGCGGATGCTCGCACTGCCGGACGGACCGGGTCTCGAGCTGTTCGAGTACCACGGACCGGACCAGCACCGTCCCGTGCACCCCGCGGACCTCGGGTGGCAGCACCTCGCGATGTACACGGACGACCTCGACGGCACGCTCGCCCGCATCGAGGCAGCCGGGGGCACCCGCAACTCGGATCCTCGGGACCTCCGCGGCCTCGAGGTCGGCGAGGGGAACCGGTTCGTGTACACCCGGACCCCGTGGGGCTCGACGCTCGAACTCGTCTCCTACCCGACGCCGCAGCCGTACCTGCTCGTCGCGCCACGGGCGAAGTGGGCGCCGTGGCCGAGCGCGGCGGACGCGCTGCCCGTTCCCCAGCCGGAGCCGGAGCCCCAGCCGTCCTGA
- a CDS encoding VIT1/CCC1 transporter family protein — MSTAADLVLPSTDHDATSAARLNWLRAGLLGANDGIVSVAAVLVGVAGAGAGTGPVIAAGAAALVGGAVSMALGEYVSVSGARDAQRTGQAAHQAELEAESEDAGTIAAHYRSLGVDPAVASAVADELVRPEVRRRRAAVALRDAEDEVVSPWRAAWVSAATFTTGAALPFLAMLLSPEPARVAVTVVAVLVALAATGTTGATLGGAPRTRATIRVVTGGALALAATYAAGAVLGAHAL; from the coding sequence ATGTCGACCGCTGCGGACCTCGTCCTGCCCTCCACGGACCACGACGCCACGAGCGCCGCCCGGCTCAACTGGCTGCGCGCCGGCCTGCTCGGGGCCAACGACGGCATCGTCTCGGTCGCGGCGGTGCTCGTCGGCGTCGCCGGAGCCGGCGCGGGGACCGGTCCGGTCATCGCGGCGGGCGCCGCTGCCCTCGTCGGCGGTGCGGTCTCGATGGCCCTCGGCGAGTACGTGTCCGTCAGCGGTGCCCGTGACGCCCAGCGCACCGGCCAGGCCGCCCACCAGGCCGAGCTCGAGGCGGAGTCGGAGGACGCCGGCACGATCGCCGCCCACTACCGGAGCCTCGGCGTCGACCCGGCCGTCGCGAGCGCCGTCGCCGACGAGCTCGTCCGACCCGAGGTGCGCCGTCGACGGGCAGCGGTCGCGCTCCGCGATGCCGAGGACGAGGTGGTCAGCCCGTGGCGTGCCGCGTGGGTGTCGGCGGCGACCTTCACGACCGGTGCCGCGCTGCCCTTCCTCGCGATGCTCCTCAGCCCCGAGCCCGCCCGCGTGGCGGTGACGGTCGTCGCGGTCCTCGTCGCGCTCGCCGCCACCGGCACGACCGGTGCCACGCTCGGTGGTGCGCCGCGCACGCGGGCGACGATCCGTGTCGTGACCGGGGGAGCGCTGGCCCTGGCCGCGACGTACGCGGCCGGGGCGGTCCTCGGGGCGCACGCGCTCTGA
- a CDS encoding NCS1 family nucleobase:cation symporter-1 codes for MATEIQPPVAAPHAPRTTAAPAGAGVVRPGYDPALTNEDLAPLRKQTWTSYNIFAFWMSDVHSVGGYVTAGSLFALGIASWQVLIALVVGILIVQVFANLVAKPSQRTGVPYPVINRAVFGVLGANVPAIIRGLIAMAWYGVQTFLAAQSLNIVFLKFIPASAGLLEHSFLGLSALGWISYAILWVAQGALFWMGMDAIRRFIDWAGPAVYVIMIALAIYLVSRAGIGNISFTLSAGAPLSFGASIPVMLSAIALVVSYFSGPMLNFGDFSRYAKSFDAVKRGNLWGLPINFLFFSVLTVLCASATVPVFGKLITDPIETVQAIGAPFAILLGGLTFVTATVGINIVANFISPAFDFSNVAPRKISWRAGGMIAAVGSVLLTPWNWYGNDQAILYTLGVLGALIGPLFGILIAGYYIVAKQRIAVDDMYTKDPAARYWYVKGFNPNAIWTLVVTGAVSVASAVLPSALGVVPWLSNYSWFIGCALGLVVFVGMERLRPSMPVLAADDPSVDDGAAVGRA; via the coding sequence ATGGCAACAGAGATCCAGCCCCCGGTCGCCGCGCCCCACGCCCCCCGCACGACGGCAGCACCCGCCGGTGCCGGCGTCGTCCGCCCCGGGTACGACCCGGCGCTCACCAACGAGGACCTCGCTCCGCTCCGCAAGCAGACGTGGACGAGCTACAACATCTTCGCGTTCTGGATGTCGGACGTGCACTCGGTCGGCGGCTACGTCACCGCCGGGTCGCTCTTCGCCCTGGGCATCGCCAGCTGGCAGGTGCTCATCGCCCTGGTGGTCGGCATCCTCATCGTGCAGGTGTTCGCGAACCTCGTCGCCAAGCCGTCCCAGCGCACCGGGGTGCCGTACCCGGTGATCAACCGCGCGGTGTTCGGCGTGCTCGGGGCGAACGTCCCCGCCATCATCCGCGGGCTCATCGCGATGGCCTGGTACGGCGTGCAGACCTTCCTCGCCGCCCAGTCGCTCAACATCGTCTTCCTCAAGTTCATCCCGGCCTCGGCGGGACTCCTCGAGCACTCGTTCCTCGGGCTCTCCGCGCTCGGTTGGATCTCGTACGCCATCCTCTGGGTCGCACAGGGCGCCCTCTTCTGGATGGGCATGGACGCGATCCGGCGGTTCATCGACTGGGCCGGCCCGGCGGTGTACGTCATCATGATCGCCCTCGCCATCTACCTCGTCAGCCGTGCCGGCATCGGGAACATCTCGTTCACGCTGTCCGCCGGTGCGCCGCTGTCGTTCGGCGCGAGCATCCCGGTGATGCTGTCCGCCATCGCCCTCGTGGTGAGCTACTTCTCCGGCCCGATGCTGAACTTCGGCGACTTCTCCCGCTACGCGAAGTCGTTCGACGCGGTGAAGCGCGGCAACCTCTGGGGCCTGCCGATCAACTTCCTGTTCTTCTCGGTGCTCACCGTCCTCTGCGCCAGCGCCACGGTGCCGGTGTTCGGCAAGCTCATCACCGACCCGATCGAGACCGTGCAGGCGATCGGGGCACCGTTCGCGATCCTCCTCGGCGGGTTGACCTTCGTCACCGCGACCGTCGGCATCAACATCGTCGCGAACTTCATCAGCCCCGCGTTCGACTTCTCGAACGTGGCCCCGCGGAAGATCAGCTGGCGGGCGGGCGGCATGATCGCGGCCGTCGGGTCCGTCCTCCTCACCCCGTGGAACTGGTACGGCAACGACCAGGCGATCCTGTACACGCTGGGGGTCCTCGGCGCCCTGATCGGCCCGCTGTTCGGGATCCTCATCGCCGGCTACTACATCGTCGCGAAGCAGCGCATCGCCGTCGACGACATGTACACGAAGGACCCCGCGGCCCGGTACTGGTACGTCAAGGGCTTCAACCCGAACGCGATCTGGACGCTCGTCGTCACCGGTGCGGTGTCGGTCGCCAGTGCGGTCCTGCCGTCGGCGCTCGGCGTCGTCCCGTGGCTGTCGAACTACAGCTGGTTCATCGGGTGCGCCCTCGGCCTCGTCGTCTTCGTCGGGATGGAGCGCTTGCGTCCGAGCATGCCCGTGCTGGCCGCCGACGACCCGTCCGTCGACGACGGCGCCGCGGTCGGCCGGGCCTGA
- a CDS encoding aspartate/glutamate racemase family protein, which yields MRIRVVNPNTTSSMTAAIGSAAAAVAGPGTIVEAVNPTMGPASIESHYEEALAVPGLLEQIALGEQDGVDAFVVACFGDPGLDAAREVASGPVIGIAEAAFHAAAMLGRRFGVVTTLSRTTGRAHELAERYGFASLVTEVRACEVPVLRLEDPDSDARALVVEECRAVLAGGADAVVLGCAGMADFCAEVSRAVGAPVVDGVAAATVLAESLVRLGLTTGRRGEYAPPPAKPMAGLLAGFERRPMAGATVGAGA from the coding sequence ATGCGCATCCGCGTCGTCAACCCCAACACCACCTCCTCGATGACCGCGGCGATCGGCAGCGCCGCCGCCGCGGTCGCCGGGCCCGGGACGATCGTCGAGGCCGTCAACCCCACCATGGGGCCGGCGTCGATCGAGAGCCACTACGAGGAGGCGCTGGCCGTCCCCGGGCTCCTCGAGCAGATCGCGCTCGGCGAGCAGGACGGTGTCGACGCGTTCGTGGTCGCGTGCTTCGGGGACCCCGGGCTCGACGCGGCACGCGAGGTCGCGTCCGGACCCGTCATCGGCATCGCGGAGGCGGCCTTCCACGCCGCCGCGATGCTCGGGCGCCGGTTCGGCGTGGTGACCACCCTGAGCCGGACCACCGGCCGGGCGCACGAGCTCGCCGAACGGTACGGGTTCGCGTCGCTCGTGACCGAGGTCCGGGCGTGCGAGGTCCCCGTGCTCCGCCTGGAGGACCCGGACTCGGACGCCCGGGCACTCGTCGTCGAGGAGTGCCGGGCCGTGCTCGCTGGCGGCGCCGACGCCGTGGTGCTCGGCTGCGCCGGCATGGCGGACTTCTGCGCCGAGGTGTCCCGGGCCGTCGGGGCGCCGGTCGTGGACGGTGTCGCGGCGGCCACTGTGCTCGCCGAGTCCCTCGTGCGCCTCGGGCTCACGACCGGGCGACGCGGCGAGTACGCGCCACCCCCGGCCAAGCCGATGGCGGGACTGCTCGCGGGGTTCGAACGTCGGCCGATGGCGGGCGCGACGGTCGGGGCGGGCGCATGA
- the allB gene encoding allantoinase AllB, with protein MTRLQGPAGDPTAAPVPADLVLRAGRAWIDGAFRPAAVVVRDGRVDAVVAVDEPVDAVEDRTVPDAHVLLPGLVDTHVHVNEPGRTEWEGFASATRAAALGGVTTIIDMPLNSIPATTTVEALEVKRASAAGRVAVDVGFWGGAVPANLGSLDGLHDAGVFGFKCFTAPSGVDEFPHLDARQLRAAIEEVARIDALLIVHAEDPEFLVDHAALGGHYEDFLATRPVDAERSAIARVVEGARETGARVHVLHLSDAGALPMIRAAKDDGVRITVETCPHYLAFEAGTIPDGATEFKCCPPIRDDANRDALWAGVLDGTIDMIVSDHSPSTADLKTDDWGTAWGGIAGLQVGFRAVWTEALRRGVALEQLLPHFTTGPAALAGFADRGRIAPGALAHFAVFDPSASAVVDVAGLAHRNPVSAFAGLEARGSVTETWLRGRLVATADGGVTSVSGALVDRPVLAGTPL; from the coding sequence ATGACGCGCCTCCAGGGCCCCGCCGGCGACCCGACGGCCGCGCCCGTACCCGCTGACCTGGTCCTGCGCGCCGGCCGCGCCTGGATCGACGGCGCCTTCCGGCCCGCAGCCGTCGTCGTCCGCGACGGACGGGTCGACGCCGTCGTGGCCGTGGACGAACCCGTCGACGCCGTCGAGGACCGCACCGTGCCCGACGCGCACGTCCTGCTCCCGGGCCTGGTCGACACGCACGTGCACGTGAACGAGCCCGGCCGCACCGAGTGGGAGGGCTTCGCCTCGGCGACCCGTGCAGCCGCACTCGGTGGCGTCACCACGATCATCGACATGCCGCTCAACTCGATCCCCGCGACGACCACCGTCGAGGCGCTCGAGGTCAAGCGCGCGAGCGCCGCGGGCCGCGTCGCCGTCGACGTCGGGTTCTGGGGCGGTGCCGTCCCGGCGAACCTCGGGTCGCTCGACGGCCTGCACGACGCCGGCGTGTTCGGCTTCAAGTGCTTCACCGCGCCGTCCGGGGTCGACGAGTTCCCGCACCTCGACGCACGGCAGCTGCGCGCGGCGATCGAGGAGGTCGCCCGCATCGACGCCCTGCTCATCGTGCACGCCGAGGACCCCGAGTTCCTGGTCGACCACGCGGCGCTCGGCGGACACTACGAGGACTTCCTCGCCACCCGCCCGGTCGACGCCGAGCGCTCTGCGATCGCCCGGGTCGTCGAGGGTGCCCGCGAGACGGGCGCGCGCGTGCACGTCCTGCACCTGTCGGACGCCGGCGCGCTGCCGATGATCCGCGCCGCGAAGGACGACGGCGTGCGGATCACGGTCGAGACCTGCCCGCACTACCTCGCCTTCGAGGCCGGCACGATCCCCGACGGGGCGACCGAGTTCAAGTGCTGCCCGCCGATCCGCGACGACGCCAACCGCGACGCGCTCTGGGCCGGGGTCCTGGACGGGACGATCGACATGATCGTGTCCGACCACTCGCCCTCCACCGCGGACCTCAAGACCGACGACTGGGGGACCGCCTGGGGCGGGATCGCCGGGCTGCAGGTCGGCTTCCGTGCCGTGTGGACGGAGGCCCTGCGCCGCGGTGTCGCGCTCGAGCAGCTGCTGCCGCACTTCACGACCGGCCCGGCGGCACTCGCCGGCTTCGCCGACCGCGGACGCATCGCGCCGGGCGCACTCGCGCACTTCGCGGTGTTCGACCCGTCCGCCTCGGCGGTCGTCGACGTGGCCGGGCTCGCGCACCGCAACCCCGTCTCGGCGTTCGCCGGTCTGGAGGCACGGGGCAGCGTCACCGAGACCTGGTTGCGCGGGCGGCTGGTCGCGACCGCGGACGGCGGCGTCACGTCCGTCAGCGGGGCGCTCGTCGACCGACCCGTGCTCGCGGGAACACCGCTGTAA